From a single Williamwhitmania sp. genomic region:
- a CDS encoding PAS domain S-box protein, giving the protein MTTPLSTEGRNELSLVPVTTMIFKPAIGELQYLHFFIEEELGYSLAQFKDTVPFYLSLLHPDDLLLLKEKQEELLKNHLQFSEFYTPLRIRALNGNFVLFQFTETLISSSNEADTLLITLQNLQKARYYENALWESEQRFKALSEASFGGIGIHDKGLIIEANSQLSILTGYSHEELLGMNGLLLIVPEFREQVMQHITEGYELPYQVVGLRKNESRYPLQIQGRQVYLGGKIVRVTEFRDVSQLEMMEHALSRSEEMYREIVEFAVDGFLIGDSRGNIIETNSRFLEISGLARDQVVGRHISDLFPRDIIEEKPFRFDLLSAGHTVVLERYLLRPDGTKVIVEMHSKKMPDGSYQSIIRDITDRVYDKAQISEREETFRRLYEESSDPILLLSSTSIIDCNIATLKVLGYSSKDDLVGRSPLEISPKRQDGADSTVKMNRMIEHAIKNGYARFEWVHYKEDGSELPVEIMLTPILIQGKTVFYVVWRDITERRRYEKALRESEARFRVVATNIEAIIFTLDKDGTFVLSEGKGLAKLGLHPGEAVGTNALDMYSSFPQIKRAIEESLAGNIVQETFN; this is encoded by the coding sequence ATGACCACTCCATTAAGTACCGAGGGTAGGAACGAACTTTCGCTTGTGCCTGTCACCACAATGATTTTCAAGCCTGCAATTGGGGAGCTCCAGTATCTCCATTTCTTCATTGAGGAGGAGTTGGGTTATTCGTTGGCACAATTTAAGGATACTGTTCCTTTCTATTTGAGTTTACTGCATCCCGACGATTTGTTGCTACTGAAGGAAAAACAGGAGGAGCTATTAAAGAATCACCTTCAATTTTCTGAATTTTATACTCCATTGAGAATAAGGGCTCTCAATGGTAATTTTGTTCTTTTCCAATTCACGGAAACGTTGATTAGTAGTTCAAATGAAGCGGATACTTTGCTGATTACGCTGCAGAATTTGCAAAAAGCAAGGTACTACGAAAATGCGCTATGGGAGAGCGAGCAGCGCTTTAAGGCTCTTTCGGAGGCATCTTTTGGTGGTATTGGTATACACGATAAAGGTCTTATTATTGAGGCAAATTCACAGCTTTCCATATTGACAGGATACTCACACGAGGAGTTACTAGGAATGAATGGGCTGTTGCTCATTGTGCCTGAATTCCGTGAGCAGGTAATGCAACATATTACAGAAGGTTATGAGCTGCCCTATCAAGTAGTTGGATTGAGAAAGAACGAGTCGAGATATCCACTGCAAATCCAAGGAAGGCAGGTATATTTGGGAGGAAAGATAGTGAGGGTAACGGAGTTTCGAGATGTTAGTCAGCTTGAAATGATGGAACATGCCCTGTCGAGGAGCGAGGAGATGTACCGTGAAATTGTTGAATTTGCCGTCGATGGTTTTTTAATAGGCGACTCTAGGGGAAATATTATTGAAACAAATTCCCGCTTTTTGGAGATAAGCGGACTGGCAAGAGATCAGGTGGTAGGAAGACATATTTCCGATCTTTTTCCTCGGGACATCATAGAGGAGAAGCCGTTTCGGTTCGATTTGTTAAGTGCTGGACACACCGTTGTGCTGGAGCGCTATCTGTTACGTCCTGATGGCACAAAAGTGATTGTTGAAATGCATTCAAAGAAAATGCCCGATGGAAGTTATCAGTCCATAATTCGTGATATTACCGATAGGGTTTACGATAAGGCTCAAATTAGTGAGCGGGAGGAGACATTCCGCCGATTGTATGAGGAGTCTTCCGACCCAATTCTGCTCCTTTCATCAACCTCTATTATAGATTGCAATATTGCCACACTCAAGGTTCTGGGATATAGTAGCAAGGACGATTTAGTTGGGAGGAGTCCGCTTGAAATATCGCCCAAAAGGCAAGATGGAGCTGACTCTACTGTGAAAATGAATAGGATGATTGAGCATGCAATAAAGAATGGGTATGCTCGATTTGAATGGGTACACTACAAGGAGGATGGTAGCGAGTTGCCGGTGGAAATAATGCTTACACCAATTCTAATTCAAGGGAAGACGGTATTTTATGTGGTTTGGCGCGATATTACTGAAAGAAGACGGTATGAAAAGGCACTGAGGGAAAGTGAAGCTCGATTTAGGGTTGTTGCCACAAATATAGAGGCAATCATATTTACGCTGGATAAGGATGGAACCTTTGTTTTATCGGAGGGTAAGGGGCTTGCCAAACTTGGCCTTCATCCAGGTGAGGCTGTTGGCACTAATGCTCTGGATATGTATTCTTCTTTTCCTCAAATAAAGAGGGCAATAGAGGAGAGTTTGGCAGGTAATATTGTTCAGGAGACGTTTAATA
- a CDS encoding glutaredoxin domain-containing protein, with product MITVNSLNDFRQQSEGLNKHYLLIYKKGTAVSDCAYSTIAEAAKMVKDTKVFTADATQVSDIHPALEITSAPSLVVFEKGVKKDVVKGCNDVGFFKTLFESAAYATANGEQKKSVTVYSTPTCSWCNTLKGYLRKNGIPFTDIDVSRNQSAGEEMVRATGQRGVPQTRINGEWVVGFDQAKLSRLLGVNAQ from the coding sequence ATGATAACAGTAAATTCACTCAACGATTTCAGGCAACAATCTGAAGGGCTAAATAAGCACTACCTGCTTATCTACAAAAAAGGAACAGCCGTAAGCGATTGCGCCTACAGCACCATTGCTGAGGCAGCAAAAATGGTGAAAGATACCAAAGTCTTTACCGCCGATGCCACACAGGTATCGGATATTCACCCAGCACTGGAAATTACTTCTGCCCCATCACTGGTGGTTTTCGAAAAAGGAGTAAAAAAGGACGTGGTTAAGGGGTGCAACGATGTTGGGTTCTTTAAAACTCTTTTTGAGAGCGCAGCCTATGCCACCGCAAATGGAGAGCAGAAAAAAAGTGTGACGGTTTACTCCACTCCCACCTGCTCTTGGTGCAACACCCTCAAAGGCTATCTTAGAAAGAATGGAATACCCTTTACCGATATCGACGTTTCAAGAAATCAGTCAGCCGGTGAAGAGATGGTTAGAGCAACCGGCCAACGAGGTGTTCCACAAACCCGCATTAATGGTGAATGGGTGGTAGGTTTCGACCAAGCAAAGCTGAGTAGACTCCTTGGCGTAAACGCACAATAA
- a CDS encoding co-chaperone GroES, translated as MTMKELVPVNQNVILDLTNKNEELRTASGIIIPDSAKEKPQWAKVVAVGNIDGAEIAVGDTVVFKQYSGNEVELDGKTYLLIPYSEILAKIVETEAL; from the coding sequence ATGACAATGAAAGAGTTAGTTCCAGTTAACCAGAATGTAATTCTCGATCTTACCAATAAAAACGAGGAATTAAGAACCGCTTCAGGCATTATTATTCCCGATTCGGCAAAGGAAAAACCTCAATGGGCCAAGGTTGTTGCCGTAGGAAATATTGATGGTGCTGAAATAGCCGTTGGCGACACCGTAGTTTTCAAGCAATACAGTGGTAACGAGGTTGAACTCGACGGAAAAACCTACCTGTTAATTCCATATTCCGAAATACTTGCAAAAATTGTTGAAACAGAGGCACTCTAA
- a CDS encoding S9 family peptidase, which produces MKKTLLALSFAAIGLTTMAQEKVIVPELLHMGPVELKNPVFSDVKNTDGKAFEVQMFLKTDDFKADESTPRAGASIGENLKWETLKADTAGWVTLTNTVGTTLHTFAFYIEPNRFFKGKLSIQTPNRVEVYLDGKKVADKSSAEKEADKSKPVDASLTLEKEKYLVEVKLLSTPSDSNSIALKAVLTPNKEFDASAVAISILPERPITLNDVIGAEQISSISISPSGQYGIVRYATFGPKGKSSSRIEVLEVPSKKLVWSIRESKLGSVGWTSVDNTLYYTTTIDKTTNLFTLDLNTMKEVQVAQGIEEAKNFIWAPDNSYALYYQTEKDGSKEEGYKYFNSIEDRWPNWRDRLFLYKLDTKTGISERLTYGNETTGLEDVSLNGKNILVSTTKPDYTQQPFALNSIYQINLETLAVDTIIKNNRYDLSASYSPSGDKLLVLAGPSAFGKIGENVKKGQVANNFDTQAYIFDLKTKTVEPLTRDFNPMIMSGFWNPSNGNIYFQCEDGEYQDLYEYNTSTKKFTKVDTKEDNLLSISYSKTGNYATYAAQGTNSPTKAYFLNLTNGQNQLVANPYKWLNDVALSKVDSWDFKNKRGETIVGRVYYPPSFDSSKKYPVIVYYYGGTSPVGRRWEGRYPFQYYAANGYLVYVLQPAGTTGFGQEFSAMHVNAWGKYTADDIIEGTQKFLASHPYANAKKVGCIGASYGGFMTMYLQTQTDMFTAAISHAGISNIASYWGEGFWGYSYSTVASYNSYPWNNPDLYVKQSPLFMANRIKTPLLLLQGSADTNVPPGESIQMFNALKILGKPVEMVHFDDENHFIIDFDHRTRWTKTIIAWFDRYLKDQPEWWNDLYPPKNF; this is translated from the coding sequence ATGAAAAAGACCCTACTAGCACTTTCATTTGCTGCCATTGGTCTTACCACTATGGCACAGGAAAAGGTTATAGTTCCAGAGCTTCTCCACATGGGGCCAGTTGAGCTAAAAAATCCCGTATTTTCGGATGTAAAGAATACCGATGGAAAAGCATTTGAGGTTCAAATGTTCCTTAAAACTGATGATTTTAAAGCAGATGAGTCCACGCCCAGAGCAGGTGCCTCAATTGGAGAAAATCTAAAGTGGGAGACACTAAAAGCCGACACTGCTGGCTGGGTTACCCTAACAAATACAGTAGGTACTACACTCCACACCTTTGCTTTTTACATAGAGCCTAACAGGTTTTTCAAAGGAAAGCTATCCATTCAAACCCCAAACAGGGTTGAGGTTTACCTTGACGGGAAAAAGGTGGCCGACAAAAGTTCCGCAGAAAAAGAGGCTGATAAGTCAAAACCGGTAGACGCTTCGTTAACGCTTGAAAAAGAAAAATATCTTGTAGAGGTTAAGCTGCTAAGCACCCCGTCCGACTCCAACTCCATTGCTCTAAAGGCAGTGCTTACTCCCAATAAAGAGTTTGACGCCAGTGCCGTGGCCATTTCAATATTACCGGAACGACCAATAACTCTCAACGACGTGATCGGCGCGGAACAGATTTCCAGCATCAGCATCTCTCCGTCTGGGCAATACGGCATTGTTCGTTATGCCACCTTTGGTCCAAAAGGAAAGAGCAGTAGCAGAATTGAAGTTTTAGAGGTTCCTTCAAAGAAATTGGTTTGGAGCATTCGTGAAAGCAAGCTCGGTTCTGTTGGCTGGACATCGGTAGATAACACACTTTACTATACTACCACCATCGATAAAACCACTAACCTCTTTACTCTCGACCTAAACACAATGAAGGAGGTTCAGGTTGCACAGGGCATTGAGGAGGCTAAAAATTTTATATGGGCACCTGACAACAGCTATGCTCTCTACTACCAAACCGAAAAGGACGGTAGCAAGGAGGAGGGTTATAAATATTTCAACAGCATTGAAGACAGGTGGCCAAACTGGAGAGACCGCTTGTTTCTCTACAAACTTGACACGAAAACAGGAATTTCTGAACGTTTAACTTATGGAAATGAGACCACTGGATTGGAAGATGTGAGCCTCAACGGAAAGAATATTCTGGTTTCAACAACCAAGCCCGACTACACTCAGCAACCCTTCGCGCTCAACAGCATTTACCAAATTAACCTAGAGACATTGGCGGTAGACACCATCATAAAGAACAATCGCTACGACCTTTCTGCCAGCTACTCTCCTTCCGGTGATAAGCTGCTTGTTCTTGCTGGTCCTTCTGCCTTTGGAAAGATTGGTGAAAACGTAAAAAAAGGCCAGGTAGCCAACAACTTCGACACTCAAGCATACATCTTCGACCTAAAAACAAAAACGGTAGAGCCCCTCACCAGAGACTTCAATCCTATGATCATGAGTGGCTTTTGGAATCCAAGCAACGGAAACATATATTTCCAATGCGAGGATGGCGAATATCAAGACCTATATGAGTATAACACCAGCACAAAGAAGTTCACCAAGGTTGATACCAAGGAGGATAACCTTTTGTCCATTTCATACTCCAAAACAGGTAATTACGCTACCTACGCAGCGCAGGGAACAAATAGCCCAACTAAGGCCTACTTTTTAAACCTCACCAATGGACAAAATCAGCTGGTAGCCAATCCATATAAATGGCTTAACGATGTTGCGCTCTCAAAGGTAGATAGCTGGGACTTTAAGAATAAACGAGGTGAAACCATTGTAGGTAGAGTTTACTATCCACCCTCCTTCGATTCAAGCAAGAAGTATCCTGTAATTGTATACTATTACGGAGGAACCAGCCCAGTGGGAAGACGCTGGGAAGGGCGCTATCCATTCCAATACTATGCAGCCAATGGGTACCTAGTTTATGTTCTCCAGCCTGCAGGAACTACCGGTTTTGGTCAAGAGTTTTCAGCCATGCACGTTAACGCTTGGGGGAAGTATACGGCAGATGATATTATTGAAGGAACCCAAAAGTTTTTGGCCTCCCACCCCTACGCCAACGCTAAAAAAGTTGGCTGTATAGGCGCTTCTTACGGCGGCTTCATGACTATGTATCTCCAAACTCAAACCGATATGTTTACCGCAGCCATATCCCATGCCGGCATAAGCAATATTGCCAGCTACTGGGGCGAAGGTTTTTGGGGCTACTCCTACTCCACCGTTGCCAGCTACAACAGCTATCCCTGGAACAATCCAGACCTATACGTTAAGCAAAGTCCACTTTTTATGGCCAATCGTATAAAGACCCCATTGCTGCTACTTCAGGGCTCTGCCGATACCAACGTGCCTCCGGGAGAAAGCATACAAATGTTTAATGCACTCAAAATTTTGGGCAAGCCAGTGGAGATGGTACACTTCGACGATGAGAACCACTTCATAATTGATTTTGACCACCGAACTAGGTGGACCAAAACCATCATTGCTTGGTTTGACAGGTATCTGAAAGACCAGCCGGAATGGTGGAATGACCTCTACCCACCAAAGAATTTCTAG
- the rlmN gene encoding 23S rRNA (adenine(2503)-C(2))-methyltransferase RlmN: MSQAGILGQNIDELIQLCEKAGYGVEEARKLAYYLYRKSARSFMEMEALPKALRVILDERYTISLHPPIKEVFSEDGTKKYLFRTEKGNLIEAAYMPGAKRNTLCISTQAGCRMGCSFCLTGTIGFHENLSVAEILNQLISLPEYGNVNRIVFMGMGEPLDNFENVRKSLEILTANWGMAFGAANITVSTVGIPAQLEELFSLGLCNIAISLHSPFSKERMGLMPIENKYPIEKTLALARAISLPKTLRLSFEYILLNGINDSSAHALELAKILTGIKCHVNLIPLNGHQSTTLASPTAKQARDFQRQLNTLGIGTTLRTSRGGDISAACGQFSASSKQ, encoded by the coding sequence ATGAGCCAAGCAGGTATTCTGGGACAGAATATTGATGAGTTAATCCAACTTTGTGAAAAGGCAGGTTATGGTGTGGAAGAGGCAAGAAAACTTGCCTACTACCTCTACCGAAAAAGTGCGCGTAGCTTCATGGAGATGGAGGCACTACCCAAAGCACTCAGAGTAATATTGGACGAACGCTACACCATTTCCTTGCACCCGCCAATTAAAGAGGTGTTTTCTGAAGACGGAACAAAAAAATACCTATTTAGAACCGAAAAAGGCAACCTCATAGAAGCTGCCTACATGCCAGGCGCTAAGCGAAACACGCTATGCATCTCAACCCAAGCTGGATGTAGAATGGGATGTTCATTTTGCCTTACCGGAACCATCGGATTCCACGAAAATCTATCAGTAGCAGAGATATTAAACCAGCTGATAAGCTTGCCTGAATATGGCAATGTGAACCGAATTGTGTTCATGGGAATGGGTGAACCGCTGGACAATTTCGAAAATGTTAGAAAAAGTTTGGAAATACTTACGGCAAACTGGGGAATGGCATTTGGTGCAGCAAACATAACCGTTTCTACGGTTGGAATACCAGCGCAACTTGAGGAGCTATTCAGCCTTGGCCTATGCAACATCGCCATTAGCCTTCACTCCCCTTTTTCGAAAGAAAGAATGGGGCTTATGCCTATTGAGAACAAATATCCGATTGAAAAAACGCTGGCGCTTGCAAGAGCGATATCTCTCCCAAAAACCCTAAGGCTCTCCTTTGAATACATCCTACTAAATGGAATCAACGATTCCTCAGCCCATGCATTAGAGCTGGCTAAAATACTCACTGGCATCAAGTGCCATGTTAACCTCATTCCGCTAAATGGTCATCAAAGTACTACGCTTGCATCTCCCACCGCAAAGCAAGCGCGAGACTTCCAACGGCAGCTAAATACACTCGGTATTGGCACCACCCTACGTACCTCGCGGGGTGGCGACATTAGTGCAGCCTGTGGCCAATTTTCAGCATCATCAAAACAGTAG
- a CDS encoding biosynthetic peptidoglycan transglycosylase: protein MNSKTKKLLRKIAMWLVVGLIAIQLLFFIFRNVVLHVAFNRAARYAQQHYGVIIGCSSIKFSGISTLQVKDLFLKPNGYDTLMSVREIGLEQSYLKLWLLKPSVSTIDIRDAYINLERNDTSGNYFFIFKKQEGRIAVTDTTKNINLASRYGRLLRFTLDLLTADTYLSNVNLHYHHNGYALAIKLPELISQNGIFQSKIVVNESGAADTLNLKGTASRKNTAIAYDLYKEGKKKFTVPFLEHKYNLVTMFDSLNFSLKGEQFSSSLAKLKLSGKIYGTMLNSPKLAQETVMIDSMKGSSLLTIGKNFFEVDSSSSFGFNKLAARLYARYQPGKFPVVDLKISTDDFPAENLFSSLPEGLFTNLTGILVSGTLKFRLDTHIDMAQPDSLTFSSNLTSQKFRILRYGQANLSKMDTSFEYTAYNHGVPVKTFTVGPENPEFRTLDQISPYLKNAVLTSEDGSFFWHHGFNEEAFKGALAEDLKKGEFARGGSTISMQLVKNVYLNQNKNIARKLEEMLIVWLIENNHLVSKEKMFETYLNIIEWGPNIYGASEASKFYFNKDVNNLNLSEAIFMAGVIPRPRTYSHFLDSTGHPKPFVGDYYRLVKNFMLRRGQITQEEYDNTQPIDKVTGLALELLNKPAMEPDSTQTDEDGIITMEESKNENQE, encoded by the coding sequence ATGAACAGCAAAACGAAAAAACTTCTTCGGAAAATAGCCATGTGGCTTGTAGTTGGGTTAATAGCTATTCAGCTGCTATTTTTCATTTTTCGCAATGTGGTTCTACATGTTGCCTTCAATAGGGCGGCGAGGTATGCTCAGCAGCACTACGGAGTAATCATCGGCTGCAGCAGCATAAAGTTTAGCGGAATTTCCACCCTTCAGGTAAAGGACCTTTTCCTCAAGCCCAACGGCTACGATACGCTCATGTCCGTGCGAGAAATAGGCCTTGAACAATCCTACCTGAAGCTATGGCTGCTAAAGCCCTCTGTTAGCACCATTGACATTCGGGATGCATACATCAACCTCGAAAGAAATGATACCTCTGGCAACTACTTTTTTATTTTCAAAAAGCAAGAGGGAAGAATAGCTGTTACCGATACTACAAAAAACATTAATCTGGCGAGCCGATACGGAAGGTTATTACGGTTCACGCTCGATCTGCTAACCGCCGACACCTACCTAAGCAATGTTAACCTGCACTACCATCACAATGGCTATGCACTTGCCATTAAACTCCCAGAACTAATCTCCCAAAACGGAATATTCCAATCAAAAATTGTAGTGAATGAAAGTGGAGCTGCCGATACGCTTAACCTTAAGGGAACAGCCAGCCGAAAAAACACAGCCATTGCCTATGACCTTTACAAAGAAGGGAAGAAAAAGTTTACGGTGCCGTTTCTGGAGCACAAGTACAACCTTGTTACCATGTTCGACTCCCTTAACTTTAGCCTCAAGGGGGAACAGTTTTCATCGAGCCTTGCGAAGCTGAAACTTTCCGGTAAAATTTACGGAACAATGCTGAACAGCCCAAAACTTGCGCAGGAAACTGTAATGATTGACAGCATGAAAGGAAGCAGCCTGCTCACCATTGGGAAAAACTTCTTTGAGGTTGACAGCAGCTCCTCATTTGGGTTCAATAAGCTTGCTGCAAGGCTTTACGCACGGTATCAACCCGGCAAGTTCCCTGTTGTTGACCTTAAGATTTCAACAGATGACTTTCCAGCGGAGAACCTTTTCTCATCGCTTCCAGAAGGTCTCTTTACAAATCTTACTGGAATTTTGGTTTCAGGAACACTCAAGTTCCGGCTCGACACCCACATAGATATGGCACAGCCCGACAGCTTAACGTTCTCTTCGAATTTGACCAGCCAAAAGTTTAGAATTCTAAGATACGGCCAGGCCAACCTTTCAAAAATGGACACAAGTTTTGAGTATACTGCCTATAACCATGGTGTTCCGGTAAAGACATTTACTGTTGGTCCAGAAAATCCAGAATTCAGAACACTTGATCAGATATCGCCCTACCTTAAAAATGCGGTGCTGACCTCCGAAGACGGATCGTTCTTCTGGCACCATGGGTTTAATGAGGAAGCGTTTAAAGGAGCCCTTGCCGAGGACCTGAAAAAGGGAGAATTTGCCAGAGGCGGTTCGACCATCAGCATGCAGCTAGTGAAAAATGTATACCTGAATCAAAATAAGAATATTGCACGAAAGTTGGAAGAGATGCTCATTGTTTGGCTCATAGAAAACAACCATCTCGTTTCAAAGGAGAAGATGTTTGAAACCTACCTAAATATAATTGAATGGGGGCCGAATATTTACGGTGCCAGTGAAGCATCTAAATTTTACTTCAACAAAGACGTAAATAACCTCAACCTAAGCGAGGCTATCTTTATGGCAGGAGTAATCCCTCGCCCAAGAACATATTCCCACTTTCTCGACTCAACTGGACATCCAAAGCCATTTGTGGGCGATTACTACCGGTTAGTTAAAAACTTTATGCTGCGCCGCGGACAGATTACTCAGGAGGAGTACGACAACACCCAACCCATTGACAAGGTTACTGGTTTAGCGTTGGAGCTGCTTAACAAACCAGCGATGGAGCCGGACTCAACGCAAACCGATGAGGATGGAATAATCACTATGGAGGAGTCAAAAAATGAGAATCAAGAGTAG
- a CDS encoding PaaI family thioesterase yields the protein MKKINNPFSSNDPESHKCFGCSPFNKSGLHLEFYEEDEDMIAFWLPEKVFEGYTDVLHGGIQATLLDEIASWVVYVKCQTSGVTAEINIRYKNPVIINGSEVKLKARILSRDRRLVTIKAELYSKDDVLCSEAEIRYFLFPQQIAKEKYYYPGVEAFYIN from the coding sequence ATGAAGAAGATTAATAACCCATTTAGCAGTAACGACCCTGAAAGCCACAAGTGTTTTGGTTGCTCCCCCTTCAACAAGTCAGGCCTGCATCTTGAGTTCTATGAGGAAGATGAGGATATGATTGCTTTTTGGCTGCCCGAAAAGGTTTTTGAAGGGTATACCGATGTACTGCATGGAGGTATTCAGGCCACCTTGCTCGACGAAATTGCCAGCTGGGTTGTATATGTTAAATGCCAAACATCGGGTGTAACTGCGGAGATAAATATTCGCTACAAAAATCCCGTAATAATTAATGGCTCAGAGGTGAAACTTAAGGCCAGAATCCTTAGTCGGGACCGTCGTTTGGTAACTATTAAGGCTGAGTTGTATAGTAAGGATGACGTGCTTTGCTCTGAGGCAGAAATTCGATATTTTCTTTTCCCACAGCAAATTGCAAAGGAGAAATACTACTATCCGGGAGTTGAAGCTTTCTATATTAACTAG
- a CDS encoding amidohydrolase, giving the protein MMESNNILKVAAIQADILWENLQGNLEKYSRMLDTLSPDTDLVVLPEMFTTGFSMDPERLAEGMDGSTVAWFKQQAKQRGIALTGSFIAQENGRYYNRLVFVEPSGMLHLYDKRHLFRVGEEHNHYSAGAQQLVVNYRGWRIRPLICYDLRFPVWSRSRNDYDLLIYVANWPDSRRDVWTTLLKARAIENQACLVGVNRVGSDGMGLTYAGDSVLMNAKGQPLDTSIGRKDKILMAEFSMTELLAFRLKFPAWHDADDFSIV; this is encoded by the coding sequence ATGATGGAATCGAATAATATTTTGAAAGTAGCTGCCATTCAGGCAGATATCTTGTGGGAAAACCTACAAGGCAATCTTGAAAAATATAGCAGGATGCTCGATACATTATCGCCCGATACTGATTTGGTGGTACTTCCGGAAATGTTTACAACGGGTTTTTCCATGGATCCAGAGCGATTAGCCGAAGGAATGGATGGATCAACCGTTGCATGGTTTAAGCAGCAAGCGAAGCAACGGGGCATAGCGTTGACAGGTAGCTTTATTGCTCAAGAGAATGGCAGATACTACAATAGGCTAGTGTTTGTAGAACCTAGCGGAATGCTTCATTTATACGATAAGCGGCATCTATTTCGAGTGGGAGAGGAGCACAACCATTACAGCGCCGGAGCACAGCAGCTTGTGGTAAACTATCGTGGTTGGAGAATTCGACCGTTAATTTGCTATGACCTGCGATTCCCGGTTTGGAGCCGAAGCAGAAATGATTATGATTTGCTTATCTATGTGGCAAACTGGCCAGATAGCCGTCGCGATGTTTGGACCACTTTACTTAAGGCTCGCGCCATTGAGAATCAAGCCTGCCTTGTTGGAGTAAACAGAGTGGGGTCCGATGGTATGGGGCTCACCTATGCTGGCGATTCGGTATTAATGAATGCAAAGGGACAGCCTCTTGACACGTCAATTGGCCGTAAAGATAAGATATTGATGGCGGAATTCTCCATGACTGAATTACTGGCATTCAGATTGAAGTTTCCAGCGTGGCACGATGCTGACGATTTCTCGATAGTCTAA
- a CDS encoding aminotransferase class IV, translating to MEPKDGFCIVNGEVVPSSQQHDLFSEHTVVYEVIRIVGGRPLFFRQHMLRLENSCRIANVVLVWSSLQIRHAIQNLVFANNAQNVNLKIEVFVHSGCPCYQMFLIPSSYPEEALYNHGVSVGLLQAERANPNAKILNRPFVSHANELMKKNNWYEVLLVNGEGEVTEGSRSNFFLIEKTSIITPPLKSVLPGITRQMVLKIALELGLEVKEISVPAAALSNYQAAFLSGTSPGILPIATIDDIAYSPINPTYLKLREAYNQLVFDDLSSFTYDGIE from the coding sequence ATGGAACCGAAGGACGGCTTTTGTATTGTTAATGGTGAAGTAGTCCCTTCCTCTCAACAACATGATTTATTTTCCGAGCATACCGTTGTATATGAGGTTATTCGTATAGTTGGTGGTAGGCCTCTCTTTTTTCGGCAGCATATGCTTCGCTTGGAAAACTCGTGCCGAATTGCCAATGTAGTGCTTGTCTGGAGCTCTTTACAAATTAGGCATGCCATACAAAACCTTGTATTCGCGAATAATGCACAAAATGTCAACCTGAAAATTGAAGTTTTCGTTCATTCCGGTTGTCCTTGCTATCAAATGTTTCTTATTCCAAGTTCTTATCCCGAAGAAGCACTATACAATCATGGAGTTTCGGTAGGATTGCTTCAGGCCGAAAGAGCCAATCCAAATGCAAAAATATTGAACAGACCCTTCGTTAGCCATGCCAATGAATTGATGAAGAAAAACAATTGGTACGAGGTTTTGCTGGTAAATGGAGAAGGGGAGGTCACGGAAGGCAGCCGTTCTAACTTTTTTTTGATAGAAAAAACCTCCATAATCACCCCACCTCTAAAGAGTGTACTTCCCGGTATTACTCGCCAAATGGTTTTAAAAATAGCGTTGGAATTAGGCCTTGAAGTGAAGGAAATATCTGTCCCAGCCGCAGCTCTTTCGAATTATCAGGCTGCTTTCCTTTCTGGAACATCACCAGGAATTTTGCCGATTGCTACAATAGATGACATTGCATATAGCCCGATTAATCCAACTTACCTTAAGCTGAGAGAGGCATATAATCAGTTAGTTTTTGACGACCTAAGTTCATTTACCTATGATGGAATCGAATAA